Proteins co-encoded in one Papaver somniferum cultivar HN1 chromosome 5, ASM357369v1, whole genome shotgun sequence genomic window:
- the LOC113281663 gene encoding V-type proton ATPase subunit D-like, whose translation MAGQNQRLTVVPTVTMLGVMKARLIGATRGHALLKKKSDALTVQFRQILKNIVSAKESMGDIMKTSSFALTEAKYVAGENIKHTVLENVHNASLKVRSRTENVAGVKLPKFEYFTEGETKNDLTGLARGGQQVQLCKAAYVKAIEVLVELASLQTSFLTLDEAIKTTNRRVNALENVVKPRIENTISYIKGELDELEREDFFRLKKIQGYKRREMERTLAASKMFAEDQEAEKVSLQKGISMNAAHNLLSAAKDEDIVF comes from the coding sequence ATGGCGGGACAAAATCAAAGATTAACAGTAGTACCAACAGTAACAATGCTTGGAGTAATGAAAGCACGTTTAATAGGAGCAACAAGAGGTCATGCTTTACTTAAGAAAAAATCTGATGCATTAACTGTTCAATTTCGTCAGATCTTAAAAAACATTGTATCTGCTAAAGAATCAATGGGTGATATTATGAAAACTTCATCATTTGCTTTGACTGAAGCTAAATATGTAGCTGGTGAGAATATTAAACATACTGTTCTTGAAAATGTTCATAACGCTTCGCTAAAGGTGAGATCGCGTACTGAGAATGTTGCTGGAGTTAAATTACCCAAGTTTGAGTATTTTACTGAAGGTGAAACTAAGAATGATTTGACTGGATTAGCGCGAGGTGGACAACAGGTGCAACTTTGTAAGGCTGCTTATGTCAAAGCAATTGAAGTTCTTGTTGAGCTTGCTTCACTTCAAACGTCTTTTTTGACTCTTGATGAAGCAATTAAGACTACTAATCGTCGTGTTAATGCTCTAGAGAATGTTGTTAAACCTAGGATTGAGAATACTATTAGTTACATTAAGGGTGAACTGGATGAACTTGAAAGAGAGGATTTCTTTAGGTTGAAGAAGATTCAAGGGTATAAAAGGAGAGAGATGGAGAGGACACTTGCTGCATCGAAGATGTTTGCAGAGGATCAAGAAGCTGAGAAAGTTTCGTTGCAGAAAGGGATTTCGATGAATGCTGCTCATAACTTATTGTCTGCGGCAAAGGATGAGGATATTGTTTTctga